CGCGCTCGCGCTCGCGGGCGCGTCGACCATGGCCGCGTGGCAGGCGATCGACTCGGGTGCGGTCGAACGAGCCTGGAGAAACTACGAGTTGGCGAAGCGCGCGGCGCGCGACGCTGAGGCTCCGATGTATCTGGCTCACGCCATGGCGGAGCAGGCGTACGTACTGTGCGAGGCGGGCCGGCCAGCACTGGGGGTCGACCTGGTCCGCGATGCTCAACGCGTTCTCGGCGGGGACGGTTCGCCACGTCTTCGGGCGTGGCTGTTCGGCGCAGAAGCTGAGCTGTGCGCCCGCGCGGGGATGGACGACGACTGCCGGCGCGCCCTCGATGCCGCTACGGAGTGCATCCCGGCGGGGTCGGGGGACCGTGACCCGGACATGCTGAGCATCTTCTTGAACGGTGCGCATCTGGCCCGTTGGCGTGGCAGCGTGCTTGCCCTGCTCGGTGACGGTGACGCCGTGAGTAGCCTCTACAGCGCCCTTGAGGTGGCAGACCCGACCTTCGTGCGGGCGCGCGCGGGACTGCACACCGATCTCGCGCAAGCCCATCTGGCACGAGCCGAGTACGACGACGCGCGCACCCACCTGAGGGAGGCTCGACTACTGGCGAACCGCACCAGCTCGGTGCGACAGCGCCGACGGGTGGACATGCTCAGTGCGCGGCTGTAAGCCCCTGCTTGCCACGGCTGGCCAAGATGTGAAGCAGGGCGACCAGCGTTCCGGAGCCCATCAGCTCACCACGAGCCATGAGTCCTGGAATGTCGGCGAGCGGAACCCACTCGATGTGGCCCGCCTCTTCGAGATCCGTCGGAGAGCCGACCTGTTCAGCCCCGTGGCCCACGAAGATCTCGTGTGGCGAGTCCACCATGCCAATCATCGGCTGATAGGTGACCACATGCTCGAGTGACTTCGGTCGCCAACCGGTCTCCTCGACGACTTCCCGGAGCGCAGTCTCCGCCGCATCCT
This window of the Streptomyces sp. NBC_01275 genome carries:
- a CDS encoding XRE family transcriptional regulator, with amino-acid sequence MYVSEWENGKRTISDRYAAILRSLLGTTDAELRGDASQVAVPVVDGYDELLSRIDSASSISGSMVQAFEAQTELLRTMDRERGAASLVDQVTGHLSALEDALNFAVLPGARRPIALALAGASTMAAWQAIDSGAVERAWRNYELAKRAARDAEAPMYLAHAMAEQAYVLCEAGRPALGVDLVRDAQRVLGGDGSPRLRAWLFGAEAELCARAGMDDDCRRALDAATECIPAGSGDRDPDMLSIFLNGAHLARWRGSVLALLGDGDAVSSLYSALEVADPTFVRARAGLHTDLAQAHLARAEYDDARTHLREARLLANRTSSVRQRRRVDMLSARL